CGTTCCTTTGGGTGCCGTAAAATCCATTCCTCTGTGAAACTTTCTGATTTTTAAAATAGGGTGCATTCTATATTTAAACCCTGAAGCCATACGTGCCATATCACCCTTTTTAATTGGCAAAATAGCAGGAATAGAAGCCAACATGGTTTCTTTTTCTTTTGCTAATGCAACAATCTCATCTAAGGATCTGGATTGTACAACCATTTGTTTTGATAAAATATCAATATCTTTTGTCATTTCTATGATTAAATTTGAATTGTCAAATCCATCTAAATACTTATACCTGTTTACTCCTCCAAAACCAGCTTTTCTCTGCTCTTCAGGAATGGGATTTGCCTCAAAGTACGTCCTGTAAATATGATTGTCTCTTTCTTGTAATTGTGCCAGAATTTTAGAACTTTCTTCTACTCTTTTTTTCAACAACTCATAATTTAACTTTAAGTTTTCAAGCTCTCTCTTATCAGCTAAGTGGCTTGGTGTCATTAAAAACTGGCTCAACCCTATAAACCCAAATAACATCAACAAAATTACAGTAAATGTAATCAGAACAGCACTCTTATATATATTGCTTTTTTTCGTTTTTATCCTTCTGTAAGATAAAGTCTCCGAATCGTAATAATATTTTACTTTTGCCATACCACTAAATATTCTATTTTTGTCTCTTCAAACTGATGAAGATTATACAATGGTTTCCATCTGAAAATTACAAATCTACAAAATGTTTTATAACTCTTGTAGTTAGTAGTTTTTTAAAGCAACAAATTAAGTTCGTTTTTAGTAGAAAAGACAATACGGCATATGAAATCCCAGGAAATTCGTTCACGTTTTTTATCTTTTTTTAAAGAAAAATCGCATGCTATTGTTCCGTCGGCACCCATGGTATTAAAAGACGATCCCACGCTTATGTTTACCAATTCGGGAATGGCTCCTTTTAAAGAGTATTTTTTAGGAAATAGCACGCCTCAAAAAAAACGTGTTGCCGATACTCAAAAATGTTTGCGCGTTTCCGGAAAACACAATGACTTGGAAGAAGTAGGCTATGATACCTATCACCACACCATGTTCGAAATGTTGGGGAATTGGAGTTTTGGCGATTATTTTAAAAAAGAAGCTGTTTTCTGGGCCTGGGAGTTGTTAACCGAGGTATTTGAAATTAATAAAGATTCGCTATATGTAACTGTTTTTGAAGGAAGCACAGATAAAGATAATCTTCCCAGCGATCAGGAAGCATACAATTTTTGGAAGCAGATTGTCTCCGAAGATCGAATTTTAATGGGTAACAAAAAAGATAACTTTTGGGAAATGGGAGAGCAAGGCCCTTGTGGCCCTTGTTCCGAAATTCATGTAGACATAAGGTCAAAAGAAGAGCAAGTTGCTTTAGACGGAAAGACATTAGTCAATAAAGATCATCCTCAAGTAGTAGAAATATGGAATTTGGTATTTATGCAATACAACCGAAAAGCTGACGGGACATTAGAAGATCTACCCGCTAAACATATTGACACCGGAATGGGTTTTGAACGTTTATGTATGGTTTTACAAGGTGTAAAATCCAGTTACGATACAGATGTTTTTATGCCTTTAATCAGAGAGACCGAGGCGATCTCTAATATGAAATATGAAAAGTTTGAGGAGATTGATATTGCTATGCGTGTGATTGTAGATCATGTTCGTGCTGTTGCTTTTTCTATTGCTGACGGGCAATTACCCGGCAATACGGGAGCAAGTTATGTAATAAGACGAATTTTACGGAGAGCTGTCAGATATGGGTTTACATTTTTAAACAAAAAAGATCCTTTTATCTATCGATTGGTAGATATTCTTTCTAAAAAGATGGGAAAAGCATTTCCCGAGCTGAAATCTCAAAAACAACTGATAGAAAATGTCATCCGAGAAGAAGAGTACTCTTTTTTAAAAACCTTGGAAAAAGGGTTAACCTTATTAGATGCTGTTATTGATAATGAATCGGGAAGCTCCAAAAACAGTTCTCAAATTTCAGGAAAAAAAGCTTTTGAACTATACGATACTTATGGGTTTCCTATTGATCTTACGGCGCTCATTTTAAGTGAAAAGGGTTGGTCTGTAGACAAAATAGGATTCTGTGAAGAAATGGAGAAGCAGAAAGAACGTTCTCGTGTTGCCAGCGAATCTTCTGCGGATGATTGGACTATTTTGATAGAAAACGATGCAGAAGAATTTGTGGGATATGATACCTTAGAAACCCCTGTGAAAATTACTCGATATAGAAAAATATCTTCTAAAAAAGGAGGTAATCAATGTCAACTGGTTTTTAATATTACTCCTTTTTATCCGGAAGGGGGCGGCCAAGTTGGAGATAAAGGTTATCTAAGAGATATTCACGGAGATATTGTATATATTCTTAACACCAAAAAGGAAAATAACACAATTGTCCACTTTACTGAAAATTTGCCAAAACACCTGCTTGAATCTTTCACTGCTGTTGTTGATAAAAAACAGCGAGAGAGGACTTCCGCAAATCATACAGCCACGCATCTTTTACATCAAGCTTTACGGGAAGTGTTGGGGGCACACGTAACCCAAAAAGGAAGCGCTGTACACTCTAAATATTTACGTTTTGATTTTTCTCATTTTGCAAAATTAACCGTCGAACAATTACGTGATGTAGAGAATTTTGTCAATGCCAGAATTGAAGGAAAGCTCCCTTTGGAAGAAAAAAGGAACACTCCGAAAGAGCAGGCTATTACTGAAGGAGCTATTAGTTTGTTTGGTGAAAAATATGGAGATACGGTGCGCTCTGTCCGTTTTGGCCAATCTATTGAATTGTGCGGAGGAACGCATGTTCAAAATACGGGAGATATCTGGCATTTTAAAATAAAGTCAGAAGGAGCTGTTGCTGCCGGAATCCGCAGGATTGAAGCGGTGACTACAGATGCAGTAAAAGATTTTTATTTTGAAAACAACAGGGTATTTTATGAAATGAAAGATATGTTAAACAATTCAAAAAATCCCGTAAAAGCCTTACAAGCTTTACAAGATGAAAACAA
This window of the Flavobacteriaceae bacterium genome carries:
- the alaS gene encoding alanine--tRNA ligase encodes the protein MKSQEIRSRFLSFFKEKSHAIVPSAPMVLKDDPTLMFTNSGMAPFKEYFLGNSTPQKKRVADTQKCLRVSGKHNDLEEVGYDTYHHTMFEMLGNWSFGDYFKKEAVFWAWELLTEVFEINKDSLYVTVFEGSTDKDNLPSDQEAYNFWKQIVSEDRILMGNKKDNFWEMGEQGPCGPCSEIHVDIRSKEEQVALDGKTLVNKDHPQVVEIWNLVFMQYNRKADGTLEDLPAKHIDTGMGFERLCMVLQGVKSSYDTDVFMPLIRETEAISNMKYEKFEEIDIAMRVIVDHVRAVAFSIADGQLPGNTGASYVIRRILRRAVRYGFTFLNKKDPFIYRLVDILSKKMGKAFPELKSQKQLIENVIREEEYSFLKTLEKGLTLLDAVIDNESGSSKNSSQISGKKAFELYDTYGFPIDLTALILSEKGWSVDKIGFCEEMEKQKERSRVASESSADDWTILIENDAEEFVGYDTLETPVKITRYRKISSKKGGNQCQLVFNITPFYPEGGGQVGDKGYLRDIHGDIVYILNTKKENNTIVHFTENLPKHLLESFTAVVDKKQRERTSANHTATHLLHQALREVLGAHVTQKGSAVHSKYLRFDFSHFAKLTVEQLRDVENFVNARIEGKLPLEEKRNTPKEQAITEGAISLFGEKYGDTVRSVRFGQSIELCGGTHVQNTGDIWHFKIKSEGAVAAGIRRIEAVTTDAVKDFYFENNRVFYEMKDMLNNSKNPVKALQALQDENNSLKRQIAKLLKDKAKNLKGDLKNKLTEINGIRFLATQVDLDANEIKNLAFEMGGELDDLFLLFGSKNNDKAMLTCYISKELATQKNLNAGVIVRDLGKYIQGGGGGQPFFATAGGKYTDGIEEALSKAKSYLV
- a CDS encoding peptidoglycan DD-metalloendopeptidase family protein; translation: MAKVKYYYDSETLSYRRIKTKKSNIYKSAVLITFTVILLMLFGFIGLSQFLMTPSHLADKRELENLKLNYELLKKRVEESSKILAQLQERDNHIYRTYFEANPIPEEQRKAGFGGVNRYKYLDGFDNSNLIIEMTKDIDILSKQMVVQSRSLDEIVALAKEKETMLASIPAILPIKKGDMARMASGFKYRMHPILKIRKFHRGMDFTAPKGTPIYASGNGTVSAAKRSPTFGKVVYVDHGYGYRTIYAHMSKIATRRGKKIKRGDLIGYVGNTGRSVAPHLHYEVHKNGKAVNPVYYYYGDLTPEEFLAMQIAAEEEGQSFD